A single region of the Ursus arctos isolate Adak ecotype North America unplaced genomic scaffold, UrsArc2.0 scaffold_10, whole genome shotgun sequence genome encodes:
- the UCHL3 gene encoding ubiquitin carboxyl-terminal hydrolase isozyme L3 isoform X1 produces MEEKAEKRDEANNSFQIFLKQLGLHPNWQFVDVYGMDPELLSMVPRPVCAVLLLFPITEKYEVFRTEEEEKIKSQGQDVTSSVYFMKQTISNACGTIGLIHAIANNKDKMHFESGSTLKKFLEESVSMSPEERARYLENYDAIRVTHETSAHEGQTEAPSIDEKVDLHFIALVHVDGHLYELDGRKPFPINHGETSDETLLEDAIEVCKKFMERDPDELRFNAIALSAA; encoded by the exons TTTCTCAAACAATTAGGTCTACATCCTAACTGGCAGTTTGTTGATGTATATGGAATGGACCCTGAACTCCTTAGCATGGTACCAAGACCAGTGTGTGCAGTGTTACTTCTCTTCCCTATTACAGAAAAG tatgaaGTATTCagaacagaggaggaggaaaaaataaaatctcagggaCAAGATGTTACATCATCAGTATATTTCATGAAACAAACAATCAGCAATGCCTGTGGAACAATTGGACTGATCCATGCTATTGCCAACAATAAAGACAAGATGCACTTTG aatCTGGATCAACCTTGAAAAAATTCCTCGAGGAGTCTGTGTCAATGAGCCCTGAAGAACGAGCCAGATACCTAGAGAACTATGAC GCTATTCGCGTCACTCATGAGACCAGTGCCCATGAAGGTCAGACTGAG GCACCAAGTATAGATGAAAAAGTAGATCTTCATTTTATTGCATTAGTTCATGTAGATGGGCATCTCTATGAATTAG ATGGACGGAAACCATTTCCAATTAACCACGGGGAAACTAGTGATGAAACTTTATTAGAG GATGCCATAGAAGTTTGCAAGAAGTTTATGGAACGTGACCCTGATGAACTGAGATTCAATGCAATTGCTCTATCTGCAGCATAG
- the UCHL3 gene encoding ubiquitin carboxyl-terminal hydrolase isozyme L3 isoform X2, translated as MEGQRWLPLEANPEFLKQLGLHPNWQFVDVYGMDPELLSMVPRPVCAVLLLFPITEKYEVFRTEEEEKIKSQGQDVTSSVYFMKQTISNACGTIGLIHAIANNKDKMHFESGSTLKKFLEESVSMSPEERARYLENYDAIRVTHETSAHEGQTEAPSIDEKVDLHFIALVHVDGHLYELDGRKPFPINHGETSDETLLEDAIEVCKKFMERDPDELRFNAIALSAA; from the exons TTTCTCAAACAATTAGGTCTACATCCTAACTGGCAGTTTGTTGATGTATATGGAATGGACCCTGAACTCCTTAGCATGGTACCAAGACCAGTGTGTGCAGTGTTACTTCTCTTCCCTATTACAGAAAAG tatgaaGTATTCagaacagaggaggaggaaaaaataaaatctcagggaCAAGATGTTACATCATCAGTATATTTCATGAAACAAACAATCAGCAATGCCTGTGGAACAATTGGACTGATCCATGCTATTGCCAACAATAAAGACAAGATGCACTTTG aatCTGGATCAACCTTGAAAAAATTCCTCGAGGAGTCTGTGTCAATGAGCCCTGAAGAACGAGCCAGATACCTAGAGAACTATGAC GCTATTCGCGTCACTCATGAGACCAGTGCCCATGAAGGTCAGACTGAG GCACCAAGTATAGATGAAAAAGTAGATCTTCATTTTATTGCATTAGTTCATGTAGATGGGCATCTCTATGAATTAG ATGGACGGAAACCATTTCCAATTAACCACGGGGAAACTAGTGATGAAACTTTATTAGAG GATGCCATAGAAGTTTGCAAGAAGTTTATGGAACGTGACCCTGATGAACTGAGATTCAATGCAATTGCTCTATCTGCAGCATAG